The region ATAATCATAATGACTGATGCCGATGTTGACGGAAGCCATATCCAAACTCTACTTTTAACATTTTTCTTTAGATTTTTAAATCCTGTAGTTGAAAACGGCTACATCTATTTGGCTCAACCACCACTTTACCGATATAAAAAAGGTAAAAAGGAAATTTATCTTAAAGATGAAAAGGCTTTGAATGAATTTTTGATCGAAACGGGAATTGAAGGGGTGGAATTTGAAGGAATCGGAAATAAGGATTTGATTGATTTTCTTAAAATAGTAGCCGCTTATAGAAGCGTGTTAAAAGAGCTTGAGAAGCGATTTAACGTGTTAAGTGCGATTAGATATATGATAGAAAATCCTGATATAGTTTCTAAAAATTACAATGAAATTTTTGAAATTTTAAAAATATACCTTGAAAATGAAGGATACAATATCCTAAATTCATACATAAATGAAGATGAAATTCGCATCTATGTCCAGACTGAAAGCGGTCTTGAAGAGCTTGTCGTAAATGAAAATTTATTTACAAATCCACTTTACGAAGAGGCACTTTATATAAATCAAAAGATAAAAGATCGCGAATTCAGCTTTAGTAAAGATGTGATTGAAATTCTTGATGAAGTCGAGAAAAACGCTAAAAAAGGTGCTTATATACAGCGTTATAAAGGTCTTGGTGAGATGAATCCCGATCAGCTTTGGGAGACTACGATGAATCCTGAAAATCGCCGCTTGTTACAAATAAACATAAATGATGCGATGAGTGCCAGCGATACATTTAATCTCTTTATGGGCGATGAGGTAGAGCCAAGAAGAAATTATATACAAGAGCACGCAAAAGACGTTAAACACCTGGATGTGTGATGTTAAGATCTGAACTTAGTGAGAGATCAAGGCGGTTTTCATTAGCTCTTGAGATCTCATTTCCTTTTATTATTACTACCGGTGTTTTTTTATTTATTTTTATAAGAAATGACAATATTAAATTAGACAATGATGAGATAATTCTGCTTGCAATTTTAAGCTTGTGTTTGGTTTATTATACGGTTTATATGATATATAAAAGCTTTAAAGTAAGCGTGCTTGATAGCGTTACGGGCTCTTTTAACAGGGCTGAAATTTTAAATTTGCTTTCAAAAAAAATGAGTAAATTTAAACACAGACAAGACGGTAATATCGTAATGCTTAAAATTAGGAATTTAGATGATCTAAATGAAAGATATAGTTTTGAAAGTAGTGATTTGTTGCTTAAAAAACTGATTAAAAAGCTTGAAATTTTTTTAGAAAAAAACATATCCAAAGAGATTTTAATAGGTAGATACTCAAATGATAGCTTTTTGATATTTTGCATCGCTAGAAGCTCGCAATTGCTTCATTTTTTAAACGTTTTTGAAAAGAGCATCTTAGCTGACGGAATCGATGATATAGAGTTAAAAATCAAATTTGAGCTTGTTAATATAAATTATTCTAAAAGTTTAGATAAGTCAATTTCGGTTTTAACCGAAAAATTAAGCTCCGAAGAAAATGCTAAATTTGCCATAACAGATGAATTTGAAAGCTCGGTTTGTAAATCTATATTAGATAGGAATTTTACCTTTCAAACTCAGCTTGTAAAAGATTTAAAAGATAGTAAAAATTTAAAGAGTCTTTTGGTTAAAATTTATACCGAGGAATTTGCCCTTATATCAAAGCAAAAAGCCCAAAATATAGCAAATAAAAACGGTTATGAAGTTTTATTTGATATAAATTCTATTAAGAAATTTAGCGAGATAAAAGTAACGGATGAAGATGCCTGTATCATCGAAGTTTCGGTAGTTTCGCTTAGAAATTTACAATTTAATAAATTTATAAAAGATTTTATAGATCAAGGAAAGATAGATCCTAAAAATATCATATTTGAATTTAGCGAAAAGCTTGTTTATGATGAGATAAACAGATTTAAAGAGATCATAAACGAGTATAAAAACCTCGGCTTTAGATTTGCTTTAAATAAATTTGGCGGTAACAACGCAGGTTTTGAATACCTAAAATATCTTCCGATTGATTTTATAATCTATGACATCGAATTTAATAAAAATTTAGATGATGATAAATTTAAAAATATCTTTAGAAATTTAAACGCTACGGTGGAGGATTTAGGTATCAAATCAATTATTAGATTTGTGGATAAGGCTGAATTTTTAGACATTGTTAAGCTTTATGATACAGATTATGCGCAGGGTTTTTATATAGAAAAACCGAAAGAAATTTAAAGGAAAAGTATGCAAGAAGTTAATGAAGTTAATTTGCAAGAGCAGATGAAATACGGTGAGAAAATTTTAAAGGAATTTGATGTCGAGCGTGATCTTGAAATTTGGGAAAATAAACAAAACAGAGATTATAAGATTAAGATTACTTTACCTGAGTTTTGTTGTCTTTGCCCAAGGAGCGGTTATCCTGATTTTGCGACGATTTATCTTGAGTATATTCCGGGAAAATTTGTTGTCGAATTAAAGGCGATCAAGCTTTATATAAATAGCTTTA is a window of Campylobacter sp. CCUG 57310 DNA encoding:
- a CDS encoding EAL domain-containing protein — encoded protein: MIYKSFKVSVLDSVTGSFNRAEILNLLSKKMSKFKHRQDGNIVMLKIRNLDDLNERYSFESSDLLLKKLIKKLEIFLEKNISKEILIGRYSNDSFLIFCIARSSQLLHFLNVFEKSILADGIDDIELKIKFELVNINYSKSLDKSISVLTEKLSSEENAKFAITDEFESSVCKSILDRNFTFQTQLVKDLKDSKNLKSLLVKIYTEEFALISKQKAQNIANKNGYEVLFDINSIKKFSEIKVTDEDACIIEVSVVSLRNLQFNKFIKDFIDQGKIDPKNIIFEFSEKLVYDEINRFKEIINEYKNLGFRFALNKFGGNNAGFEYLKYLPIDFIIYDIEFNKNLDDDKFKNIFRNLNATVEDLGIKSIIRFVDKAEFLDIVKLYDTDYAQGFYIEKPKEI